The proteins below come from a single Natrinema sp. SYSU A 869 genomic window:
- a CDS encoding DUF2240 family protein, which yields MSLRVAVAAPFIQNGTRRLKENEFVVALSLDRDWFSPDQAKRLIDVATGEGLLERGDDGLAVTFDPAEVTVPEDFVPEEDLLQERSAFERVLDSLVAEGMEKHEAVGAINTVQQELGLTIEAAAVIYARREGITVDDLAPIARAAVLDTEDD from the coding sequence ATGAGTCTCCGCGTCGCGGTCGCCGCCCCGTTCATCCAGAACGGCACCCGTCGCCTCAAGGAAAACGAGTTCGTCGTCGCCCTCTCGCTCGATCGGGACTGGTTCTCCCCCGATCAGGCCAAGCGGCTGATCGATGTCGCTACGGGCGAGGGACTCCTCGAGCGCGGCGACGACGGTCTCGCGGTCACGTTCGACCCCGCCGAGGTGACGGTCCCGGAAGATTTCGTCCCCGAGGAGGACCTCCTGCAAGAACGCTCGGCATTCGAACGCGTCCTCGATTCGCTGGTCGCCGAGGGCATGGAGAAACACGAGGCGGTCGGTGCGATCAATACCGTCCAACAGGAACTCGGGCTGACGATCGAGGCCGCTGCAGTGATCTATGCCCGTCGCGAAGGGATCACTGTCGATGATCTTGCACCGATCGCCCGGGCAGCCGTGCTCGACACCGAAGACGACTAA